One stretch of Daphnia pulicaria isolate SC F1-1A chromosome 8, SC_F0-13Bv2, whole genome shotgun sequence DNA includes these proteins:
- the LOC124311927 gene encoding uncharacterized protein LOC124311927 codes for MDSKELLRYQMAQAAEKRELTVRKPNDKIPLIASFKALELNLNWQAENVCKGVGVLSGWMNCQRFPQTFQFGLRYNEDVATLSLTILNLHHLGLRVALVRLTCNNGKPQLMKRKNSEKRASKLDLFTENFRDLESVCQNTCRVYLEGVVDTYVHQQYDKLLDDQLWTCAQHGCWTDLKFSIGKKVFNAHKFIICARSARLAAEFGNSDSIRLSDDLDPETFKCFLQFIYTGRLMLLQFKATVCDQLLSLADKYGVETLKQLCLTDLEKLTTKTFPEHFMSTKPPTTPTCMGEPFEIDLWPKSEISIQPDSTEIRFSWDISHLPEDKLIRVVNFNHQEAFQVCFRSGCELEEGKQNPALFIFSKQWLEGGLDVIDIIIVIKTKSSIDGKTSNSKRIPASQWKKVANLEPAMAIFSVDLPNSLQAPFTIISMIDVSCKNVGYYSYQSRDINLADNLWSASIDGRLTDVEFMVGGRTFKAHKALMAARSPVFRELFNSNGMRESGSKRVALDDLDSLTFEKILYFVYTGLLRVSACDPKLFVAAD; via the exons ATGGACAGCAAGGAGCTCTTAAGATACCAG ATGGCTCAAGCTGCTGAGAAACGTGAATTGACAGTGAGGAAGCCGAACGATAAGATCCCTCTAATTGCCTCGTTCAAAGCTCtcgaattgaatttgaactggcaAGCAGAAAACGTTTGTAAAGGTGTCGGTGTTCTTTCCGGCTGGATGAATTGTCAACGGTTTCCTCAAACCTTCCAATTCGGTCTCCGGTACAACGAAGACGTTGCAACATTATCACTTACCATATTAAATTTGCATCACCTTGGCTTGAGAGTGGCACTGGTCCGACTGACATGCAACAACGGAAAACCTCAGTTAATGAAGAGAAAGAACTCTGAAAAGCGGGCCAGCAAATTGGATCTATTCACCGAAAATTTTAGGGATTTAGAGAGTGTTTGCCAAAATACTTGCCGAGTCTACCTTGAAGGTGTCGTGGACACTTACGTCCACCAACAGTACGATAAACTTTTAGACGATCAGCTCTGGACATGCGCTCAACATGGTTGCTGGAccgatttaaaattttccatcGGCAAAAAGGTCTTCAACGCGCACAAGTTCATCATCTGTGCACGAAGTGCTCGCCTAGCCGCCGAATTCGGTAATAGTGACAGCATCCGCTTGTCAGATGATTTGGATCCGGAAACTTTCAAGTGCTTTCTCCAGTTTATTTATACTGGGAGATTGATGTTGCTTCAGTTCAAAGCCACGGTTTGTGATCAGCTGTTGTCGTTGGCCGACAAGTATGGAGTGGAAACACTCAAACAATTGTGTCTGACAGACCTAGAAAAGTTGACGACCAAGACCTTTCCCGAGCATTTCATGTCGACGAAACCTCCAACAACTCCGACTTGCATGGGGGAACCTTTCGAGATCGACCTGTGGCCAAA ATCAGAAATTAGCATCCAACCCGACTCGACCGAAATCCGTTTTTCCTGGGATATTAGTCACTTACCAGAGGACAAATTGATTAGAGTCGTCAACTTCAATCACCAAGAGGCGTTTCAAGTCTGCTTCCGGTCCGGATGCGAGTTAGAAGAAGGCAAGCAGAATCCCGCATTGTTTATCTTCAGCAAACAGTGGCTCGAAGGTGGACTGGATGTGATCGATATTATAATTGTTATCAAGACAAAATCTTCAATCGACGGTAAGACCTCGAACAGCAAACGGATTCCCGCCAGCCAGTGGAAAAAGGTGGCTAATCTCGAGCCGGCCATGGCTATTTTCTCGGTCGATCTTCCAAATTCTCTACAAGCTCCTTTTACCATAATTTCCATGATCGATGTTTCTTGTAAAAACGTTGGATATTATTCTTATCAGTCAAGAGATATCAACTTGGCAGACAATCTGTGGTCAGCTTCGATTGATGGTCGTTTGACCGATGTTGAATTCATGGTTGGTGGACGAACTTTCAAAGCCCACAAGGCCTTGATGGCCGCCCGTTCTCCCGTCTTCAGGGAATTATTCAACTCAAATGGTATGAGAGAATCGGGTAGCAAACGTGTGGCGCTGGATGACCTCGATTCGCTCACCTTCGAAAAAATCCTCTATTTCGTATACACTGGATTGCTGCGAGTATCCGCCTGTGATCCCAAGCTCTTCGTCGCCGCCGATTAA